The following nucleotide sequence is from Psychroserpens sp. Hel_I_66.
TGTCGAAAATTCACCATTGTTTCCTTTTGGGTATGGGTTGAGCTATACTTCTTTTAGCTACGGAAAACCAGTGCTTTCAAATCAAACCCTATCAAATAATCAACCAATAACAGTAAAAACAACAATCACCAATACTGGAGATAGAAACGGTGAAGAGATTGTTCAACTCTATATCAAGGATCGCTTCGGAAGCGTTACACGCCCTACAAAAGAGCTAAAAAACTTTAAAAAAATAACATTAAAAAAAGGTGAATCCCAAACCGTTGAGTTTATCATTTCTGCGGAAAATCTAAAGTTTTACAACAATAATTTAGAATTCAAAAATGAACCTGGTGACTACGATTTGTTTGTGGCAGGTAGCTCAAACCATGAGTTCACCAATAGTTTTACACTTATAAATAATTAATCTTTAAAAATTTACAACATGAAAAAATCTTTACTTTTTATTTTTAGCATTATGGCTTATATAGGTTATGCACAATGTACAGATCCTGTAATAACAGACTTCGAATGCTCTCAACCTTCTCATCCAATTACTGGTGCATTGGTTACGGTACCAAATACGGTTTCTGGAGGCATAAATACCAGCCCTAACATTGGGGAATATACAGATAATGGCAACGACGGTTTTGATGCGCTGGTTGTTGATTACGGAGCGCCAATAGACTTATCTACAAATAATCAATTGAAGGTTAAATTCTACTCTACAACTTCAGTACAGATTTTAGCTAAACTGGAAGGTGGTAGTAATCCAGAAATTTTTTCAGATTTTAGCGCTGTAAATACATGGCAAGAATTTACGTTTGATTTCAGTGCTTTTGCAGGACAAGGCAATAACAAAGTTGTACTCTTTTTTAATCCTAATGTTATCACAGGTACAGCAGATGTTTATTATATAGACGACTTCTTATTCGATTCACTAGCTACTCCTCCTTGTGAACAACCAGTTATAACAAACTTTGAATGTTCTGCACCATCAAATACTATTATTGGAGCGTTGGTAAACATACCCAACCCAGTATCTGGAGGAATTAACACAAGTGCAAATGTTGGACAATATACAGATGATGGTACAGCTGGTTTTGACGCATTGGTAGTAGATTATGGCATGCCAATAGATTTATCTTCAAACAATATTTTAAAGCTGAAATTCTATTCGCCAACATCTGTACAAATCCTAGCCAAATTGGAAGGTGGCAGTAATCCAGAAATCTATTCAGATTTTAGTGCAGTTAATACTTGGGAGGAATTCACTTTTGACTTTAGTGCATTTGCGGGACAAGGCAATACAAAAGTTGTATTATTTGTAAACCCAACTGTTACTTCAGGAACACCTTCTGACATATATTATATAGATGACTTATTGTTTGATACGACTCTGTCCCTCAACAATGTGTCTTTAAATAACAATACAGTAAAGGTATATCCAAATCCAGCAAGAGAGATTTTAAACATCTTTTCTTCAGAAAATATTGAAAACTATAAGATTTTCGATATTCTAGGAAAAAATGTCGCTTCAACTAGTACAGAAATGATATCTAATGAAATTTCAATTAGTCATTTAAAAGATGGTATCTATTTTATTAGACTCAATACTGCCACCTCTAGCTCGGTAATTAAGTTTATTAAAAAATAACAATTAAAATATTTTAATAATGAAAACATCACTAATCAGAGTATCTTTTTTAATAATGGTTTTTAGTCTTTTTTACACTTGTGAAAGAGAATTAACAAACTATGAGTTAATTAATTATGAGCGATGCGAATTAGAGAATGTCACTGTAAATCCTTTTATAGTTACAGATTTTGAATGTCAATCAAATATTGAGAT
It contains:
- a CDS encoding T9SS type A sorting domain-containing protein, which encodes MKKSLLFIFSIMAYIGYAQCTDPVITDFECSQPSHPITGALVTVPNTVSGGINTSPNIGEYTDNGNDGFDALVVDYGAPIDLSTNNQLKVKFYSTTSVQILAKLEGGSNPEIFSDFSAVNTWQEFTFDFSAFAGQGNNKVVLFFNPNVITGTADVYYIDDFLFDSLATPPCEQPVITNFECSAPSNTIIGALVNIPNPVSGGINTSANVGQYTDDGTAGFDALVVDYGMPIDLSSNNILKLKFYSPTSVQILAKLEGGSNPEIYSDFSAVNTWEEFTFDFSAFAGQGNTKVVLFVNPTVTSGTPSDIYYIDDLLFDTTLSLNNVSLNNNTVKVYPNPAREILNIFSSENIENYKIFDILGKNVASTSTEMISNEISISHLKDGIYFIRLNTATSSSVIKFIKK